TGTCATCGGTGCCCGGCATCGCCGACATTATGAGTACTACAAACCCATTGCAGTACGCGCAGCAGCCCGCCGATCACGCCGGCCTGTATCTGCTACTCGCGTCTGCAGACAACTCGCGAGCGGTGACCGGCGTCGTCATCAACAGCGACGGCGGCTTGGGCGTGCGGGGCCTCAACCAGCCGTCCGGAGGGACGGAACTTGCCACCGGCGCGATGCGCATCGACGTCGGGTCAACATAGGAGGTTTTACACATGTTGGTGAAAGCGTTGGGTTATGTGGGTGTGGAGTCTCCGGATGCGAAGGAGTGGTTGGCGTTCGGTCCGGAGGTTTTGGGGATGGAGGCGGTTGAGGCGTCCAGTGGGTCGGTCCTGTTGCGGATCGACGACGCGGATCACCGGATCGCCGTTCATCACGGGGACCGCAACCGGATGCTGTATGCGGGCTGGGATGTGGGCAGCGAGGAGGCGGTTGAGGCTGCCGGGGAGTTGCTGCACAAGCGGGGCATTGGGTTTGAGGTGGGAACCGAGGAGGACTGCGCAGCCCGCGGGGTGTTGGGCTTTTTGACGCTGTCGGATCCTTCGGGGTTGCGTCATGAGTTGTTTTACGGTCAGAAGGTGGTGCCGGGTTCCTTCCGGCCCGGTCGTGCGATATCGGGGTTCGTCACCGGTGCGCAGGGGTTGGGTCATGTGGTGCTGGCGACGCCGGACCTTGCGCAGGCCGACCGGTTTTTGCGGGGGGTGTTGGGGTTTAAGAAGAGCGATGAGATTTACACCTTCATGGATCTGTGGTTTTACCACTGCAACCCGCGCCATCACAGCATCGCGTTGGCTCCGATGCCGGGTGTGCGGGGACTGCACCACGTGATGGTCGAGGTGCAAAGTTTTGATGACGTGGGGATGGCTTATGACCTGTGCATGTCGCGCAACATTCCGCTGAGCATGACGTTGGGGCGCCATGTCAACGATCGGATGGTGTCGTTTTACGTCCGCACACCCAGCGGGTTTGACCTCGAGTACGGCTGGGACGGGGCCACTGTCGATGACGAAACCTGGACAGTCGCTCAGTACGACCGACCCAGTGTGTGGGGCCACCAGATGGTCGCCCAAACACCACCAGGCGCACTCGAAGCCGCAACAACATGAACGCCGCAATCACGAAAACATCTGTCCAAGAGAACATTACGCAGCCCAATCCAAGAAACGTAGGAAAAGTACATGTCTATTGTCGGTAAGAACGACATTCAGCAACTGGTAGCGGCGGGCCGAGAAGGCCTTGCTAAGGGCCGTCTGCCCGCCGGGCTGGTCGCCAACGCAGAACTCCACAAGCTCGAAGCTCAGCGAGTCTTCGGCCGGTGCTGGCAATTCCTGGCCCACGAGACGGAGATCCCCCAGGCAGGGGACTACGTGGTCCGATATCTGGGTGGCGGTTCGATCATCGTTGTCCGCGGCGAAGACGGCGAAGTGCGCGCCATGGCGAACTCGTGTCGGCACCGCGGAACAATGCTGTGCCGCACGGAGATGGGCAACACTTCGCACTTCCGCTGCCCCTATCACGGCTGGACCTACCGCAATACCGGAACTCTGGCGGGTGTACCCGCACAAAAAGAGGTCTATGGGGTCGAGATGGACAAGAACGAGTGGAGTCTTACCCAGGTTCCGCGCCTCGAGAACTACCGCGGAATGATATTCGGTTGCCTGGACGAGAAGGCAGAACCTCTCGTTGATTATTTGGGCGATATGGCGTGGTATCTGGACCTGATCACCCAGAAGTCCAAGGGTGGACTGGAGGTGCGGGGTGAGCCCCAGCGTTGGATCATCGACTCCAACTGGAAGCTCGGCGCGGACAACTTTGTCGGGGACGCCTACCACACGTTGATGACGCACCGATCGGCGGTCGAGCTCGGTCTGGCTCCGCCCGATCCAAAATTCGCGTCGGAGCCGGCGCATATCAGTCTCTCCAACGGTCACGGCCTCGGCGTCCTCGGGGTAACGCCCGGGCAACCGATGCCGCCCTTTATGAACTATCCACCCGAGGTTGTCGATGGACTCGCAGCGGCTTACGGCGATCAGGACCGCGCAGACATGCTTCAGCGTTCGGCCTTCATTCACGGCACGGTCTTTCCCAACCTGTCGTTCCTCAACGTCCTCATCGGTAGGGACAAGAAGTCAATGCCAGTGCCGATGTTGACATTTCGGCTGTGGCGTCCACTGTCACACGACACGATGGAAGTTTGGTCGTGGTTTCTCGTCGAGAAGGATGCCGACGAAGAGTTCAAACAGCAGTCGTATGAGACCTACGTACGAACGTTCGGCATCTCCGGTGTGTTCGAACAGGACGACGCCGAGACTTGGCGCTCCATCACTGCGGGAACGCAAGGCATTCTCGCAGGCAGCCAGACACTCAACTTCGAGATGGGCATGGGTGTGCTGACCAGCGACGACACGTGGAAGGGGCCCGGTCGTCCCCTGTCCAGCGGGTACGCGGAGCGTAACCAACGCGAATTCTGGGGTCGCCTGTTGGAGTTACTCACCGACTCAGGCGATGACGCCAGCGAAACCGAGCCCAAACCCCAACTACTCGCGCAATCTCGGACCAATACAGACGAGGTCGCCTGATGAGGCATCAGGCACCTGCTTGTCTCACAACCACAATCAACCAGGTCATAAAGGATGGTGTGCCATGGTAGCGACGGTCGAGCAACAGCTTCTGCTCCGCTGCGAGATGGAGAACTTTCTGTTCGAAGAGGCGGAGCTGCTGAACGACGGCCGGTTTCACGACTGGCTAGAACTGTGCGCCGAAGATATCCACTACGTCATCCCGGTGCGCGTGAGCAGAGAACGCGCCAACGGCGACGGAAATTCGACGACCATGACCCACTGGGATGACGACTACGCAGGCTTGGAGCTGCGGGTGCTACGTCTGGACACCGAATACGCATGGGCAGAAGATCCGCCCTCACGGATCCGACACCACGTGTCGAATGTGCGGGTACGCCCCGGCGCAGGGACGGACGAATACGATGTCCGCTCCAACCTTCTCGTGTTCCGCAACAGGGGGGACAGCCCGCAGCACGACCTCATCTCTGCGGAGCGCCACGATGTCATCCGCCGCAGTGAGATGGGCCTGCGGTTAGCGAGCCGACGGGTAGTGCTTGACCATGCCGTTGTCGGCACCCACAATCTGGCTAACTTCTTCTAACGGGGCGACGTTGAGCTTGCATTACTTAAAACCTAGAAAGGTACAGTCGTGACCGGCGACCACGGTGCGGCGACGACCATCGCGAACGAGTTCGCCGTCGTCACCGTCGACAAAATCTTTACCCGCAATGGAGAGCGGTTGGAGATTGCCAGCCCCCGCCTCGGCTTCCGAATTCAGCTCGACCCGTTGGAACTTGAGAGTTTGTCATGGCAGACCAAGGAAAGCCTTTCGCGGTTTCTCGAGGACCCGTACGGTCCTGGCCATTGACCTCGCGCACGTCAGTGAGCAGGGGATCGTTTCCTACTTGACGCCCCTTCCCCAATCGTGAAAGGACGTCTGTGATGACAACTGCAGGTGCTGCGCGGCGGCGTGCCTTGGTCCTCCGGCCTGACTTAGGACAAGGTCGGACGAACTCTGAACTGGCAATCCGCTGACCTGCGGTTTTCATGGGCTTAGTGCCCCGTTTGGGGCACTAAGCGGTAGGTTCGGGCGGTGGCGTACGTGCGGGAGGTGCGCACGGCCTCGGGCGCGGTCGCGGTACAGGTCGTGCGTAAACACCGAGGTCAACGCCCGCGCGGCAGCACACGAATGCCCGTCGGCAGCGATCACCGTACGTGCTTCCGGATCCGCGCAATGACACCCTAAATGTCTTCCTCGGGTAGGTTCACCCCCAAACGACCGTCCGCCGTTGTCGCAGGCGCTCACCCGGCGCCGTCTGATCTCTTCCGTGGTGCGACCTTCCGCCTACTATGTCTCTGCTTCTCACGAGCACGCTAGACGTGACGGGATTGTCAGAGGTTGACCTGTGAGAACGGCTGTCGTCTATCGCCGGCTCGCCAGAGACGTGAAGGACGACTTCGAGAAGGACAACTACAACCGCCTGACGAGGCGCAATTTGAAATGTGCGTCTTCTCTGATGGCCGTGTCGCGCAGCGCTGGATGGTAGGCGCTGGGTCTTGGGTCTGGTGGGATGACCTAGACCATCTGTATAAGGTTCACATCTACGCGCACCCTGATTACGGAAAATGGTTATCTGGTCCGACGGCGCGGTCGAGGAGCTATGACAGGCTCGTGCACTTAAACCGAATTGTCAATCTGTGTCGGTGATGATCACCGAGACGGCCTGTGCGGTTCCTTTTTCGCGAATATTGACTTATCTCCAAATCATCCGCTTCGATGTGACACTAAGGCGATTGTGCGCCGTGCGGTGTCGGGCGATATCTTTTCTATCGACTACCACAACTTGGTCATCGCGAGCTTTGGCAGAGCGTTTAGCGCAACATCGCCAGCTGGACTAGTGTGGCCGAGGTGTCTGAGAAGAAGCCATTATTTTTCCTTCTCTCCCAGCGATTTTGATCTCGACCTCTATGTCTTCAGAGCGCGAGAAGGTTCCAAGCTTTCAAGGAATGGGATGGATGCCAGAAGTGCTCAACCCACTGGCCTGCACGACCGGAAGGCGCGACGAGAAGCAAAATCGTGGTGATTATTCAGTGCCCCACTGTGTAATACATTCCGCACTCAAGGTATGCAGACCCCTCAGGCCCGATTGGCTCCTCCATCTCCGCTGGCATGGATCTGTGAGCGCAGGCTATTGCACACGCAAGCTGGTATCGGATGTGTTCCCGCCAGAGGCGCGAATCCCCTCCGGACGGCACTCGCACCGGGGTGCGATCGCACCAGTCAACGCCACGCGACAACTGTCGAGCTGACGCCGGCAAGCTCACACAGCTCCAGAGCGTCCTTCAACAGCAATATCGGGGTCGGGGCGGTCGCCGGCCAGCACACCATCGAGGTGGACGATGCACGCGGCAGCCAGTGACCCTGCTGCACGGAGAAAGGGCAACACGCGTTTAAA
The window above is part of the Mycolicibacterium rutilum genome. Proteins encoded here:
- a CDS encoding VOC family protein — its product is MLVKALGYVGVESPDAKEWLAFGPEVLGMEAVEASSGSVLLRIDDADHRIAVHHGDRNRMLYAGWDVGSEEAVEAAGELLHKRGIGFEVGTEEDCAARGVLGFLTLSDPSGLRHELFYGQKVVPGSFRPGRAISGFVTGAQGLGHVVLATPDLAQADRFLRGVLGFKKSDEIYTFMDLWFYHCNPRHHSIALAPMPGVRGLHHVMVEVQSFDDVGMAYDLCMSRNIPLSMTLGRHVNDRMVSFYVRTPSGFDLEYGWDGATVDDETWTVAQYDRPSVWGHQMVAQTPPGALEAATT
- a CDS encoding Rieske 2Fe-2S domain-containing protein, coding for MSIVGKNDIQQLVAAGREGLAKGRLPAGLVANAELHKLEAQRVFGRCWQFLAHETEIPQAGDYVVRYLGGGSIIVVRGEDGEVRAMANSCRHRGTMLCRTEMGNTSHFRCPYHGWTYRNTGTLAGVPAQKEVYGVEMDKNEWSLTQVPRLENYRGMIFGCLDEKAEPLVDYLGDMAWYLDLITQKSKGGLEVRGEPQRWIIDSNWKLGADNFVGDAYHTLMTHRSAVELGLAPPDPKFASEPAHISLSNGHGLGVLGVTPGQPMPPFMNYPPEVVDGLAAAYGDQDRADMLQRSAFIHGTVFPNLSFLNVLIGRDKKSMPVPMLTFRLWRPLSHDTMEVWSWFLVEKDADEEFKQQSYETYVRTFGISGVFEQDDAETWRSITAGTQGILAGSQTLNFEMGMGVLTSDDTWKGPGRPLSSGYAERNQREFWGRLLELLTDSGDDASETEPKPQLLAQSRTNTDEVA
- a CDS encoding aromatic-ring-hydroxylating dioxygenase subunit beta — encoded protein: MVATVEQQLLLRCEMENFLFEEAELLNDGRFHDWLELCAEDIHYVIPVRVSRERANGDGNSTTMTHWDDDYAGLELRVLRLDTEYAWAEDPPSRIRHHVSNVRVRPGAGTDEYDVRSNLLVFRNRGDSPQHDLISAERHDVIRRSEMGLRLASRRVVLDHAVVGTHNLANFF